CACGACGACGGTCAGCAGGAGTTGCACCGCGACCCGGCCGAAGTCCCCGAGGAGCACCGCGACGATGCCGACCAGGCCGGCAGCGACGACGGCACCGATGATCGTCCGGAACACCAGTGGACGGACCCTCGCCCACCGTGGGTCGATCGTGCCCGTCACCACATCCGTGCTCGCCATGCGCGCCCTCCCTCACGTCGATGTCCCCGAACACTAGCGGCGCTCGACCGTCCGCACAGCACCGTGAACGGGGGCCGCTCGGAGTCAACACGCCCAGGCCGGCGACCGGCACTCGGCGCCGTCAGATCTCCCAGTCCGACGAGTACGTCCGGCCCTGCAACAGGTGCGCGAGCTCGACGTGCACGTCCATGGTCTTGTCCATCCGCTCGGACCGGTCCGGGCGCAGCTGCTCGCCCTCCCAGTCGCGCTCCGAGAAGTACGCGGTGTACGGGTTGACGACGCACTTGAAGTCGAGCATCAGGGACTGCGCGAGCGCCCCGGTCGCCATCGTGCTGTGCGGGAGACCCGCTGCGCAGACGAAGGTGACGACCTTGTCGAACCAGGCCGCGCGCCGTCCGTTGCCCGTCGCGCCGGTGGCTTCCACGAGCGCCTTCACCGTCGACGAGGGCGCCCAGTTGTAGATCGGGAACGCCAGGACGATGCCGTCCGCATCGCTGATCGCCCGGTGCAGCTCCTCGAACGCTCGTGTGCCGAACACTCGGTCGTTGTCGAACGCTCCGAGCCCGGCATCGACGAGGTCGATGACACCGCCCCGGTGTCCTGCGCTCCGGAGGCGCTCTGCGGCACGGTCGGCAAGACGGCGGCTGACGCTCGCGGGATCGAGGCTGCACGAGACGACGGGCAGGTTCAGCGACTCCACCCGCAGCACGCTACCGGAGCGGCCGTGCGAGGATCGGAGCCGTGGGGGAAACGAGAGTGTTGCCAGCGGACGTGCCCGAGGTCGCGGAACTCGAAGCGCAGGGGTGGAGCGTCACCGCCCGGTCGTTCGGCGCCCAGCTCGACGCCGACCGGATCGACCGGCAGCAGCTGCAGTCGCTCGTGGACCGCACCGCCGACATCGGTGCGACGCGGCCGCTCGGTCATGACGACGTCGACGCGGTCCTGCGGCTCGACGCGCTGACGGCCCACGACTACCCCGGCGGAGTCGCGACCCAGCACGAGCCGCTCGACCGCGGGGCAGCGACCCCGACGACGTCGAGGCCCGCGTTCGGCACGGTCACGCCGGACGGCGAACTCGTCGCGATGACGTTCGTCGACACGGACGGGCCCCACGCCGAGACCCACTTCACGGTCGTGCACCCCGGACTACGCGGCCGCGGGCTCGGACAGGCGGTCAAGGCTGCGTCGGTGCTCGCGTTGGCGGACGCGGGCACCACCCGGTTCCGCACCGGCGGTTCCGCGGAGAACACCGCGATCACGGCGGCGAACGCCGCCCTCGGCTACGTCCGCGACGAGGAGTGGGTGACGCTCGAGCCGCGCCCGCGGTGAGGACGTGCGCACCGTCGGACGGGAGGCGCGGGTCGGGCCCGCACCGCACCTCCCGTCCGTCAGACCAGCCGCTGGGTGATGCTGCCGACCGGTCCGTCGAGCACGGCCTCGTCCTGGTCCAGCTCAGCTCCGCGACGACGCGTTCGGTTCCCAGAACTGGAGCCGGTTGCCGAACGGGTCGATGACGAGCATCGTCCGTCCCCAATCGTTGGAGTCCAGGCCGGGCCGGGATCGCGGGTGCCGCTGCGCGAGCAGGACGTCCCGGTAGGCGGCGACGTCGTCCACGACGAGCATGACGGCCCCTCCCGGTGTGGCGTCACCGTGGTGCTCGGTCAGGTGCAGCACCTTGCCGTCGAGCGACACCTGCGCGTACACGGGCAGGTCCGGTTCGAACCGGTGTTGCCATTCCCACTCGAACCCGAGGTAGTCGCAGTAGAAGGCTCGGGCGACCGCGTGGTCGAACACCCGCAACACCGGGATGACCCTCGGCGCGCTGCGCTTCTCCGGGTCCTGCCGGTGGTGCAACGCGGCCAGTGTGTTCCAGTCACGGAGGCCTGCTGCGTGGGCGGCTGCTTCGAGCACCTTCGAGTGCGGGATGTCAGTACCGGTGCTGAGCTCGCGGGCGAGTCGCTTGGCTTCTTCGATCGTGATCACGATGTTCCAATCGCGCGATGGGGCCTGGTTCCTGCGTTGCCAGGGATCGCGGAAGGATCGAGATCGACCGGAAGAGGATCGTTCGTCGGTGTTCACCGGATGCAGGGGCTGGCCACCGGAGCCGACGTCAGCCTACCTCCGGGCGTGCTACCGGTCGAGGGTCGCGGAGCGCACGGCGCTCCGGTCGTCCGGTCGGCGTGCGCACCGACGGACGGGAGGCGCGGGTCGGGCCCGCACCGCGCCTCCCGTCCGTCAGACCAGCCGCTGGGTGATGCTGCCGACCGGTCCGTCGAGCACGACGTCGGCGAGCGCGCCGTTCACCAGCGGCATCTGCGGCGGCTGGTGGCCGGTGTCGAAGTCGAGCACCACGGGGATGCCGAGGTCGCCGAGTGCGTGCCGGACGGCCTCGTCCTGGTCCAGCTGGGGAACCGCCGCTCCCTCGGTGCGCCCGATGAGGACGCCGTTCGCGTCGTCGAACCAGCCGGCGAGCCGCAGCGACGTGAGCATCCGGAGCGCGGTGACCGCGTTCGACTCCGCGACCTCGAGGTACACGATCGTTCCCTCCGGCGCGTGCCGCCGGGCGAAGCCGGAGACGTCGCCGTAGGAGGTTCCGGCGAGTAGTGACACGGTCTCGAGGCACCCGCCGATGAGGCGTCCGCGGATCGCGACCTGGGACGCGCCGTCGAGGGCGCGCCAGCGGGTCGGGGTGTCGTAGGCGCCGTCGCGGTCGAGGACCTCGTCGGCCCAGGCGCCCCACGGGCGGCTGCGACGACGCGGGGCACTGCGTTGGGCGACCGTGCCGCCCGGTGGGAGCGCTGCGACGTCGGTCCACCGGGCGAACTCGGCGGGGAGCTCGTACGGCTCGTCCATCAGGTTCGCACCGTGCAGGGTCGCGAGGCCCGTCATCGTCGTGAGCGGGAGGAGCAGGGTCGAGATGTCCGACCAGCCGGCGAACCAGGCGCGGGAGAAGGCGAGGGCGTGCCAGTCGACCGACCCGACGAGTTCGATCGCGAGTTCACCGCCCCACGGCGGGAGGACGACGTCGGCGCTCCGGAACGCGTCGTGCAGGTCGGCGACGCGTTCGGTGACGCTGGCCGGGACGAGCCCCGGGGTGGTGGCGTGCGGCCGCACGTGCACGCTGAGTCCGCGAGCCGTCAGGGCGTCCGCACCGTCCTGCAGTCGGCCGCGCAGGTGCTCGGGGACGCCCATCGACGGCGCGGGGACCTCGACGTGCCCGCCGGCGACCAGCGGCCTCGGGTAGGTGATGCCCGCCATGCTCAGGCGGGGGCCATCCGACCGGCGCCGACCGGCAGCGGTCCGGCGCGGTACACGAGCGACACGTCGGTCGCGGTCACCGTCCTGGTGGCTGCGCCGAAGCGCCACACGCGGTTGTAGAGGTAGACGCCGATCTCCGTGCCGCCGTCGTCCGGGACCGCCCACGTGCCGGTCCCCCACTGCGCCGGGTGCCCGACGCCGTCGATCGTCACAGTCGGTCGGGCGAACCAGGTGAGCATCGGGCGGGTGATCTCGAGTTCCACGCGACGCTTGGTCGTGCCGGACGGCTGTGTCGTTTCCACCGTCGCAGGATACGGGGCCGCCGCGTGCGACTCAGCCGTCGCGCATGTGCGCCGCGATCGCCGCGCGGTCGGCGGGGTCGAGCGGCGCCACCGGGTACCGACTCGTGTCCTCGCGGAACTCGTACCCGTCCCCGGAGGCGCGCGGGATGACGTGCAGGTGTGCGTGGGGGACGCCCTGGTCGGCCGCGGAGCCGTTCGACATCACCAGGTTCGTCCCCTCGACGGCCGCGCCGAGCACCTGGCGCAGTGCACGGTCGGCGCGCTGGGCGACGAGGGCGAGCTCGGTGACCTCGCAGGTGTCGAGCGCGGCGAGGTCGGTCGCGTGCCGGAGCGGCAGCACGAGCAGGTGCCCCGGGTTGATCGGGTGCCGGTCGAGGACCGCGACGACGAGCTCGCCGCGGACGACGACCTCGAAGGAGTCGGCCGCGAGGGCGGCGCAGAAGTCGCAGTCGTGGTCGTCGGTCATGCCCTCGACCGTACCGGGACGGATCGCGGTCGCCGGTTCCCGGACCGGCACACCGTCGAGGGGTGTAGGCCAGGAAGCACCTTGCAGGGAAGGTCGGTGGTCGCCGTGGACACCATGTCAGGGAACCGTGCTCCGCATCGACGGTTGCGGACGGCCGTCGCGGTCCTCGGCGCCGTCGCGCTCGCAGCGGGGATCGCGGCCTTGCTGCTCCCGCACGCGACGCTCGTCGCCGTGGTCTGGGTGTTCGGCATCTACTTCGTCGTCGCCGGGGGCACGCTCCTCGTGCGCGCCGTCCCGGGCGGGGCGCCGGTCTGGCGACGCGTCGCACTCGTCGTCGTCGGCGCGCTCGTCGTCGTCGCGGGGGTCTTAGCCATCGTGCACCCGCCCGTCGGCGCTCGGTGGCTGGCCTTCGCCATCGGGTTCGCGTGGCTGCTCGAGGGCATCACCCTGCTCTACGCGCCGGACACCGGCCACCGAGCGCTCACGGTCGTCGCGGCCGCACTGAGCTTCGTGAGCGGACTCGTCCTCATCACGCTGCCGGCACTCGGCGCGGTGTTCGTCGTCGCGGTGGTCGGCGGCGTCCTCATCGTCTCCGGCGTCGTCCAGCTCGTCATCGCCACCACGTGGGGGAAGACCCCCGGCACGAGGATCACCGAGAACGCACGGAACACCGGGAACACAGGGAGCACGGGCACATGAGCACAGCAGCCATCGGACGCATCGTCGTCGGGTACGACGGATCGGAGCCGGCCGACGCCGCGCTCGAGCGCAGCCTCGGCCTCGCCGCACGACTCGGCAGCCCGGTCGAGGTCGTGACGTCCTGGCGGTGGCCGATCACCTGGAGCACCCTGCCGGTCGCGAACAGCTGGTCACCGCTGCACGACGCCGAGGAGATCCGGCAGCAGGCCGTCGACCTCGTCGAGCGACACGGCCCGCTCCCCGTCGAGGTCACGACCCGCTCGGCGGAGGGCGGTACGCCGGAGGTGCTCCTCGACGCCGCGTCCGACGCCGGGCTGCTCGTCGTCGGCAGCCGCGGACGCGGTGGGTTCCGGGGGTTGCTGCTCGGTTCGGTGAGCGCTGCCTGCATCCAGCACGCGACGTGCCCCGTGCTCGTGGACCGGGGGCGAGCGGCGACCGGGACGGACGGCAGCGGTGCGTCCGGTGCCGGTGGGGCCGTCGTGGTGGGCGTCGACGGCTCCCCCGAGTCCGGGCGCGCCCTGCGGTTCGCGATCACCCTCGCCCGCGGCCTCGGGCTCCCCGTCCGGACGATCACGACGTGGCAGTGGCCGGAGGCCCTCAACCGCGACGAACCCCCGTTCGACCACTGGTCCCCCGAGCAGGACGCCCTCGCGACCGCCTCCCCCGCGCTCGAGACCGCCGAGGACCTCATCGACGACGACGTCGACGTCACGTCCGACCTCGTCGAGGGCCGCCCCGCCGAGGTCCTGCTCGACGCGAGCCGCGACGCCGCACTCCTCGTGCTCGGCAGTCGTGGCCTCGGCGGGTTCCGCGGGCTGCTCGTCGGCTCGGTCACCCAGGAGTGCGCACAGCACGCGTCCTGCCCGGTGGTGGTCCACCGTTCGTGACGGACCCCGCCGGTAGGTTGACAGCGTGACGACGATCGACCTCAACAGCGACCTCGGTGAGGGCTTCGGCGCCTGGACGATGGGCGACGACCGGGCGATGCTCGACGTCGTCTCCTCGGCGAACGTCGCCTGCGGGTTCCACGCCGGCGACCCCGCGATCATGCTCGACACCTGCCGCCTCGCCGCCGAGCGGGGCGTCGCGGTCGGGGCGCACGTCGCCTACCGCGACCTCGTCGGGTTCGGTCGTCGCGCGGTCGACGTCACACCCGAGGCGCTCTACGCCGACGTCGTCCACCAGCTCGGCGCCCTGCTCGCCACGGCCCGGGTCGCCAGCACCGCGGTGACGTACGTGAAGCCCCACGGCGCCCTGTACAACACGGCCTGCGCCGACCCGGTCCAGGCCGAGGTCGTCGTCCGTGCCACGGCCGACGTGGACCCGTCCCTCGCGGTCCTCGCGCTGCCGGACTCGGAGCTCCTCCGCGCAGCGACCGCCCACGGGCTCCGCGCCGTGTCCGAGGTCTTCGCCGACCGGGCGTACGAACCCGACGGGTCCCTCGTCCCGCGCAGCCGTCCGGGCGCCGTCCTGCACGACCCGGCATCGGTCGCCGACCGGGTCCTCCGGATGGTCACCGACGGCATCGTGACCGCGGTGGACGGCTCGGTCGTCCCGGTCCGGGCGGACTCGGTGTGCGTGCACGGCGACTCCCCCGACGCCGTCGCGATGGCCCGGGCGATCCGCACGCTCCTCGACCGGCACGGGGTCGCGACCACCCCGTTCGCCCCCACACCGTGAGCGCGCCGGCCGAGCACGTCGGACCCGCCCTCGACGCGCGTCGTGCGGGTACCAGTGCGGTGCTCGTGACCTTCGGCACGCTCGCCGAGGTCACCGCGTTCCGCGCCGGACTCGAGGCCGAACCCGTGCCGGGCGTGACCGAACTCGTGTCCGGAGCCCGCACGCTGCTCGTCCGCTTCGACCCGGAACGCACCGATCCCACGCGACTCGCACCGCGCCTCCAGGCCGTCGAACCCGTCGTGCCCACCGGAGTCGACGTCGGCGAGGTGACCACGATCCCCGTCACCTACGACGGCGAGGACCTCGACACCGTCGCCGCACTGGTCGGCACCACAGCCGCCCAGCTCGTCGCCTGGCACACCGGCCAGACCTGGACGAGCGCGTTCTGCGGCTTCGCACCCGGCTTCAGCTACCTCACCGGCTCCGCCCCGTCGCTCGACCTGCCCCGACGCACCAGCGCCCGCACGTCCGTGCCCGCCGGCAGCGTCGCCCTCGCTGGCGAGTTCAGCGCCGTGTACCCGCGCGCGTCCCCCGGCGGCTGGCAGCTCATCGGCCGCACCGACGTGGCGATGTGGTCGCTCGACCGCGACCCGCCCGCGCTCGCGCCGGCCGGCACCCGGATCCGGTTCGTCGACGCCGGCCGCGCATGAGCACCCTCACCGTCCTGCAGGTCGGCCCCGGCACGTCGACGCAGGACCTCGGCCGGCCCGGGTTCAGCGACACGGGCCTCGGCGCCGGGGGTGCGGCCGACAGCGGGGCCGCGGCACTCGCCAACCGGCTGGTCGGCAACCGTCCCGACGCGGCGGTCCTGGAGGCGCTGCTCGGCTCCGTCACACTCCGCTCGGACGCGCACGTGGTCGCGTCCCTGACGGGCGCACCCTGCCCGGTGACGGTCGAGTCCGCGGACGGCCGGGTCCGCGGCGGGGCTTGCTTCGAGGTCGTCACGCTCGCACCGGGTGACGTGCTCCGGGTCGGGACGGCCACCGCGGGGCTCCGCACGTACCTCGCGGTCCGCGGAGGCCTCGCCGTCGAACCCGTGCTCGGCAGCCGCTCGTGGGACTCCCTCGCGCGCCTCGGTCCGCCTCCCGTCACGGTCGGGGACGTCCTGCCGATCGGGGACGCCGCGGATGCCTGGCCGCTCGTCGACGCCGTCGCCCCGCCGCGCTGGTCACCACCGGGCGAGGCGGTCGTGCTCGACGTCACCGCCGGACCCCGCGACGACTGGTTCACCCCGGAGTGGCGGACGGTCCTGGCCGGCCAGGTCCACCACGTCACCCCCGACAGCGACCGGGTCGGCGTGCGGACCACCGCTGCCCGGCCACTCGTCCGCGTCGTGACCCGCGAGCTGCCGAGCGAGGGCGTCGAGACCGGGTCGCTGCAGGTCCCGCCGGCGGGCCACCCCGTCCTGTTCCTCGCCGACCACCCCGTCACGGGCGGCTACCCCGTCGTCGCGGTGCTCACCCCCGCGTCGGGCGACCGCGCCGCCCAGCTCCGACCGGGCGACGCGATCCGCTTCCGCGTGCTCGACTGACTCAGCCGGCGTAGCGCGGATCGGACGCGGGGTCGTACGGCTGCCATCCCCACGAGTCGTCGTCCGACGACGGGGCGGGGTGCTCGTTCTGCCAGAGCGTGTCGACCGCGGACCACTCCGATGCGCTGCACCAGTCGAGCACGTAGGCGTCGTGGGCCGTCGGCGCCACGAACAACGACGACCTCGGGATCCGGCCCAGCGACTCCCCCCGTGCGGTCATGCACCCCTGCAGTCGGTCGAAGGCCGCGAGGTACTCGCTCCGGGTGACGACGCCGTCCTCGGTCGCCTGGTCCTGCGCCGCGCTCGCCGCGGGCATCGGGGGTGTGCGCAGCCAGCCGTACGACAGCGTCCACCCCAGGTCCCCGTCCACGCTGAGCCGGATCCGGTGCCCGGCGATCTCCGACGCCGCGTACGAGCCCGTGACGTGCGACCCGGCGGCGCACGACGCTCTGCCCCCGTCGACCCCGGACCCGCGCTCGGTGATCTCGCCGCTCCCGGTGCGACACGTGGCGACCCAGGTGAACGTGTCGGCACGGGCGGGAGCGCGTCCGACCGAGATCGTCTCGTTCGACGACCCGACCCGCCCGACCGGGCTGCCGACGACCCGCAGGTACGTCGCGCCCGACCCGCCGACGACCGTCGCGGCCTGGCTCTGCGCCTCGAGGGCGGCCGGGTCCGGACTCGCCGCCGCGGTGATCGCACCACCGGCGGCGGCGCCACCGAGGACGCACACCACCGCTCCCGCGATCGTCGCCGCCCGCCACCGTCGACGCCGCCGAGGTGTGTGCTCGACCGTGTCGACGAGCAATGCCCGCAGTGCCCGGTCGCGGTCGTCGGTGTCCCTGTTCGTGGAGGTGCTCATGATCGTGCTCCGTTCCGTTCGACGGCCGGCTGTGTCGTGGGCCCGCTCGCGGTGAGTGCCGCGGCGAGCCGGGTCCGTGCGCGGGAGAGGCGCGACTTCACCGTTCCCGGCGCGATGCCGAGTGCACCGGCGATCTCCCGCTCGCTGTAGCCCTCGAGGACCGACAGCGTGATGATCTCCTGGTCGCGGTGCCCGAGCTGCCGGAGCGCCCGGACGGCGTCCCCGTCATCGTCCCGGTCCGCGTGGTCGGGGACGGGTTCGGGTGGTGGCAACCGGTCGAGCGCGGCCCGGTACCGCCGGGCCGCGCGGGTCTGGTTGCGGGCGACGTTGGTGGCCGTGACGAGCAGCCACGGCAGGAGTGACCCGTCGACCAGCCGGACCCGAGCCCGGTTCCGCCAGGCCTCGAGGAACACGATCGCGACCGAGTCGGCCGCGTCCGTGTCGACCGGCACGAGCCGCATGCAGTGTCGCTGCACCCGGTGGCGGTGCCGGTCGAACACCCGCCCGAACGCCTCGCCGTCACCCTCGAGCGCCATCGCCCAGTCCCCGCTGTCCATACCCTGCAGTGTCCGGGACGACCGGATCGGTTCCACCCCGCCGCACCGGTCGACGGCGAGTCCGGAACACCCCGCTGCCGGGTGCGGTTGCATCCGGCAACGACGACGAAAGGTGCACCATGTCGATGACCGTCCTGCTCGAGGTCCAGCTCCGGAGCGACCTCCCCACCGAGACCACCGAGGCCGCGATCCGCGAGACCCTCGCCCAGACCGGCGCGTTCGCCGGCAACGAGTCGCTCGAGGTCCTCGTCGACGACACCGACCCGTCACGGGTCGTCGTCGTCGAGCGCTGGACGACGCCTGAGGCCCACGACGCCTACGTCGCCTGGCGCGGCACGCCCGAGGGCGCGGCGAACGCCCTCGCCGCCGTCGTCGCCGCCCCGCCGGTCACCCGTCGGTTCGGTCGGACGATCACGCTCGACTGACGCGACACCGCTGACCCGGCCCCGCTCCGGTCGATGGTCCGCCGCGGGGATGGGACGATTGGGGCATGACCGCCACGCTCGTCGCCAAGGGACTCTCCGGCGGGTACGCCGCACGCACGCTCTTCGACTCCCTCGACCTCACCGTCGCCCCGGGGGACGTCATCGGCGTCGTGGGGGTGAACGGCGCCGGCAAGTCGACCCTGCTCCGACTCCTCGCCGGGGTGGACGAGCCGCTGGCCGGCACCGTGTCGCTCGCACCGACGGACGCGTTCGTCGGCTTCCTGCCGCAGGAGCACGAACGCCTCGCGGGTGAGACCGTCGCCGCGTACATCGCCCGGCGGACCGGGTGCGCCGAGGCCACCGCGACGATGGACGCCGCAGCCGCTGCGCTCGGCGACCCCGACGCCGGTGACGCCGCGGCGGACGCCTACTCGGCGGCGCTCGACCGCTGGCTCGCGGCAGGCGCGGCCGACCTCGACGACCGCATCCCCGTCGTGCTCGCCGACCTCGGCCTGGCCGTCGGGTCGGAGGAGGACGGCGTCGGGCCGGAGTCGCTCATGACCGCGTTGTCCGGCGGGCAGGCGGCCCGCGTCGGGCTCGCCGCACTGCTGCTCTCGCGGTTCGACATCGTGCTGCTCGACGAGCCGACGAACGATCTCGACCTGGACGGCCTCGACCGGTTGGAGGGCTTCGTCCGGGGCCTCCGCGGCGGTGTCGTGCTCGTCAGCCACGACCGCGAGTTCCTGGCGCGCTCGGTGACCGCCGTCCTCGAGCTCGACCTCGCGCAGGCCACCAACCGGCTCTTCGGCGGCGGGTACGACTCCTACCTCGAGGAGCGCGAGATCGCCCGGCAGCACAAGCGCGACGCCTACGAGGAGTACGCGTCCACCAAGGCGGACCTCGTGTCCCGTGCCCGGACCCAGCGCGAGTGGTCGAGCCAGGGCGTCCGGAACGCGATGCGGAAGAGTCCCGACAACGACAAGATCCGCCGTCGTGCCGCCTCCGAGTCGAGTGAGAAGCAGGCGCAGAAGGTCCGGCAGATGGAGTCCCGCATCGCCCGGCTGGACGAGGTCGAGGAGCCGCGCAAGGAGTGGCAGCTCGAGTTCACGATCGGCAGCGCGCCCCGGTCCTCGGCGGTCGTCGCGACCCTGTCCGACGCGACGTTCACCCAGGGCGACTTCACGCTCGGGCCGGTCTCCCTGCAGGTCGACGGCGGTGACCGCATCGGCATCACGGGTCCGAACGGTGCCGGCAAGTCCACGCTCCTCCGGGCGCTGCTCGGCAAGCAGGCGCCGACGACGGGCACGGCGTCGCTCGGGTCCAGCGTCGCGGTCGGCGAGATCGACCAGGCACGCGCAGCCTTCACGGGTGACCAGCCGCTGGCCGACGCGTTCGAGGCGATCGTGCCCGAGTACACGACGGCCGACGTCCGGACCCTGCTCGCGAAGTTCGGGCTGAAGGCGGACCACGTCGGCCGTCCGGCGAACGCGCTCTCCCCCGGTGAGCGGACACGCGCCGGCCTCGCGCTCCTGCAGGCCCGCGGGGTGAACGTGCTCGTGCTCGACGAGCCCACGAACCACCTCGACCTCGCCGCGATCGAGCAGCTCGAACAGGCCCTCGACTCGTACGACGGCACCCTGCTCCTCGTCACGCACGACCGCCGCATGCTCGAGACCGTCCGCCTCGACCGGCAGTGGCGCGTCGAGGCGGGCCGCGTCACCGAGGCCTGACCCGCCCGGCCTCCACCGTGATCCGTAGGCTCGGACCATGGTCGACCTGCAACTCGCGCTGAACGGGGACACCACCCACCCGGCGATGCCCCGGACCGCCGACGAGATCGCCCGGGACGCCGCGGCCTGCGTCGCCGCCGGCGCCACCCTGCTGCACCTGCACGCGTTCGACGACGACGGGGACGAGTCGCTCGCCGCCGGTCCGGTCGGCAGGATGCTGCGCGCGGTGCGGGCGACGTGTCCGGGCATCCCGGTCAACGTCACGACGTTCGCGGCGATCGTGCCGGACCCACGGGAACGCCTCGACCTCGTGTCGTCGTGGACCGAACTGCCCGACCTCGTCGCGGCGAACCAGGGCGAAGCGGGCATCGACGACGTCAGCGAGGTGCTCGCGCGGCGCGGCGTCGGCATCGAGGCGTGCCTGCTCAGTGTCTCCGACGCCGATCGGTTCGTCCGGGCCGGTCGCCACGAGCGGTTCGTCCGGGTGGTCGTCGAGCCCCTCGTGGAGGACGTCGACGACGCCCTCGCGCTCGACGCCGAGCTGGAGTCGATGCTCGACGCCGCCGGTGTCACGCTCCCCCAGCTCCACCACGGCATCGGCGCTGCATCATGGCAGGTCAGCCGACGTGCCCTCGCCCGCGGGCACGCGATCCGCACCGGCCTCGAGGACACGTCCGTGCTCGAGGACGGGACCGCGGCGACGTCGAACCGTCA
The sequence above is a segment of the Curtobacterium sp. BH-2-1-1 genome. Coding sequences within it:
- a CDS encoding ABC-F family ATP-binding cassette domain-containing protein — encoded protein: MTATLVAKGLSGGYAARTLFDSLDLTVAPGDVIGVVGVNGAGKSTLLRLLAGVDEPLAGTVSLAPTDAFVGFLPQEHERLAGETVAAYIARRTGCAEATATMDAAAAALGDPDAGDAAADAYSAALDRWLAAGAADLDDRIPVVLADLGLAVGSEEDGVGPESLMTALSGGQAARVGLAALLLSRFDIVLLDEPTNDLDLDGLDRLEGFVRGLRGGVVLVSHDREFLARSVTAVLELDLAQATNRLFGGGYDSYLEEREIARQHKRDAYEEYASTKADLVSRARTQREWSSQGVRNAMRKSPDNDKIRRRAASESSEKQAQKVRQMESRIARLDEVEEPRKEWQLEFTIGSAPRSSAVVATLSDATFTQGDFTLGPVSLQVDGGDRIGITGPNGAGKSTLLRALLGKQAPTTGTASLGSSVAVGEIDQARAAFTGDQPLADAFEAIVPEYTTADVRTLLAKFGLKADHVGRPANALSPGERTRAGLALLQARGVNVLVLDEPTNHLDLAAIEQLEQALDSYDGTLLLVTHDRRMLETVRLDRQWRVEAGRVTEA
- a CDS encoding 3-keto-5-aminohexanoate cleavage protein; this encodes MVDLQLALNGDTTHPAMPRTADEIARDAAACVAAGATLLHLHAFDDDGDESLAAGPVGRMLRAVRATCPGIPVNVTTFAAIVPDPRERLDLVSSWTELPDLVAANQGEAGIDDVSEVLARRGVGIEACLLSVSDADRFVRAGRHERFVRVVVEPLVEDVDDALALDAELESMLDAAGVTLPQLHHGIGAASWQVSRRALARGHAIRTGLEDTSVLEDGTAATSNRQLAAAAAAMVSGGAPAAR